One Candidatus Omnitrophota bacterium genomic window, TGTCCTGCGCGAGAGCTTCCATGTCCCAGAAGTGGCTAATGAGATGTTCACCGCCGCTGGCGGGACGGCTGTCGCCTGCGACGGCCATCGAAACGCCGCTGAGCGTAAGGGCTTCTCCCAGCGCTTGGAAAGCCGCTTCTTCGCCTCGCGCCAGTGCGGAAGCGCGGGCGACCGCTTGGCGAATCGCTCGATCCACGATCTTTCCGGGGAGATCGTCGAAGCGGCCGCCTTCCAACTGGACGCCCATCCACCAATCCGCTGCGCATAAGGGCTTGCTGAGCAGATCGCCCAATCCCGCCTGAGCCAAGGCGGGCGGCGCGGCGCGCAGGATGTTCGTATCCAGAATGATGGCGCGGGGCGGCGCGGCGGGCAGGGTGACTTTGACGCCTTTCATCATAATGGCGGCGATGGCGCTGGCGTAGCCGTTCATGCTGGCGGCCGTTCCCGCGACGATGTAGGGAATTTTTCGTTGATAGGAAATATATTTGACGAGATCGTTGATTACGCCGCTGCCGATGGCGATAAGACCGCTTTTTCCATCCGCTAAGGAAAGCGCACCGTTGATCGCCGCTTCGTCCCCGTGCGTATGGCGTGGAAGCAGATGGGGAGCAGGTTCGGCAGGCGCCTGGCCGTCACGCATAAACGCTTCCCACGTATCGGGATCGGCGATGCGCAGCGTTTTTTCTCTCAAATAACGCTCGATGGCTTCCGGCAGATGGCGGATAACGCCGGGGCCGATCCAGACTTCCTGCGTCAGATTCAATCCCGAAGGCAAAGGGACGGGGCAAAGTTCTTGCAGTTTCATGATGCATCCTGCGGAGCGATAGTTTGGACATCGAAATAGGCTAGGCGAAAGAATACCTGCGCAGACGCGTAGATTCAACCGATGGGAAGGAATCCGTTTTGGAGAAAGGAATTTACGGCGAATGATCTAGGCGCAATAAAATTCGCGAAAAATACAGTTAAAATATATTCCATATATGGATCGATGTAAGTTTTTTGACTTCGCTCATATTCCATATATTTGTCTGATCCTCTCCCGCCGTTGCCAAATAATGGCCTAAAGGAGAAAAGCATACGGAGTTGACTTTGCCGGCATGATGAAATGCATAAAGCAATCGTCCGCTTTCCGCCTCCCATAAGCGGGCGGTCATATCCAGGCTTCCCGTCAGAATCATCGATCCATCTGGAGAATAATCAACGGAGGTGATCGAATCTTCATGAGATAAAATCTCTTGCTGCATTGCGCCGGTTTTAGCGTCCCATATGCGAGCCGCGCCGTCCGCCCCTCCAGACAATATTTTCGTTCCGTCGGGCGAATAGGCGAGAGAATTTACATAACCTGCATGAGCATTCAGCGCATAAATCGCATCGCCGGAATTTACATTCCAAACGATAAGCGCTCCGCCCCAATCGCCGCTGCAAAACATGGTAGAATCGGGGGAAAAGGCAATAGCGCTGACAAACTGTTCATGTTTAATAAAAAGTTGGTAGGTTTTCGCTTTTATATCGTAAATGCCAATGTTTTTCTCCATGTATGAAATCGTACCGGATAGAAGTTTTTGACCGTCGTGAGAAAAAGTAAGCGTATTGAATCCAAAACCGCATACTTTACTTTCCGATTCAATATCATATACATAAGAACCAGCATTTAATGTCGCTCCCAATACCCATTTTCCATCGGGAGAAAATTCGGCGTCCGATACGACGACATCATTCGACGTGAATATCTTTATCACTTGTTCGGATATCCTATCCCATAGAATGACGCGGCCCCACCCTCCGCTTTTGGTCCAGGTGCTGTCGGTAGTAAGCAATTGCGTTTCATCGGGAGAAAAATCGACATTTTTTGTAGGAGGGAATATGGCTTCCGGTTCGAGGTTTGCGGTTTCCGATGAAAATAACGGCAAAGCGTTTATCAATAAGAAGGCGAGCAGAAAGAATCTTTGTTTATACATTATATCCATATTACCTCCATATATTTTTTGCCGCCAACCAATTATATTGATTTATTGGTCATTGTCTAGGATATCACAAATAACTAAAAATTGTCTATTATATTTTATGTAATCATTTTGAGTAGGAGATATAATTGAAATTGAAATAATAGGTAGATTTTAGTTTAGAAAGAAAAATCGATTCTTTCATGGAACTTTTCTCCTTTTATCCCTTTTTCTCGCTTAATCCAAGTAATTTGCGGCAAGGCTGGTCTATTCGATGAGAGTTCATTATGATGAAAGATCGGCCTTAAACTTCGATCACCGATGCGTTGAACCATGCCTTTGCTTCATACCGATGCTTTGATTATGCGGCGGCGGCCTACGCGCGACGCCGATGCTCTCGTTACTCTCTTTGGCGAGAAGGGGGGAAAGATTGTCGCTTCCACCAAGAGCGTGATGAAGACGACCAGCCGCCTGGCTGGAATTACGCAGCCTTTCAATCAATTGCACGCCATCCTTTACGCCAAGAGCGAGGATCAAGAGATATGGACGCTGACCCAGGCGTCGTTGATCCGCTCGTTTTCCGCGATTCAAACCGATTTGAACCGTATGGCTTTCGCTTCCTGTCTGGTGGAATGGCTGGATATTCTCAGCGGGGAGTTCGAATCCAACCAGCCGGTTTGGCAACTACTGATTGCGTCGATGGAGAGATGGGAACGCCAGGAGCCCGGCATGGAAGACCTTTTTTATTGTCAATGGCAATTGTTG contains:
- a CDS encoding sn-glycerol-1-phosphate dehydrogenase, whose translation is MKLQELCPVPLPSGLNLTQEVWIGPGVIRHLPEAIERYLREKTLRIADPDTWEAFMRDGQAPAEPAPHLLPRHTHGDEAAINGALSLADGKSGLIAIGSGVINDLVKYISYQRKIPYIVAGTAASMNGYASAIAAIMMKGVKVTLPAAPPRAIILDTNILRAAPPALAQAGLGDLLSKPLCAADWWMGVQLEGGRFDDLPGKIVDRAIRQAVARASALARGEEAAFQALGEALTLSGVSMAVAGDSRPASGGEHLISHFWDMEALAQDKPMRLHGAQVGVSSCLCAAVYQRILALEKPIFADPAPWDVEEQRIRRDHGILAGAVLDHAKRKRDKADARLAILREQWPRLREGLTMLQIPRLIDLQTPLIAAGAPHTLRDLGVSKEEAARSVRLARDIRDRHTVLDLAFELGLFPDAIEEIVEEVDAA
- a CDS encoding WD40 repeat domain-containing protein: MYKQRFFLLAFLLINALPLFSSETANLEPEAIFPPTKNVDFSPDETQLLTTDSTWTKSGGWGRVILWDRISEQVIKIFTSNDVVVSDAEFSPDGKWVLGATLNAGSYVYDIESESKVCGFGFNTLTFSHDGQKLLSGTISYMEKNIGIYDIKAKTYQLFIKHEQFVSAIAFSPDSTMFCSGDWGGALIVWNVNSGDAIYALNAHAGYVNSLAYSPDGTKILSGGADGAARIWDAKTGAMQQEILSHEDSITSVDYSPDGSMILTGSLDMTARLWEAESGRLLYAFHHAGKVNSVCFSPLGHYLATAGEDQTNIWNMSEVKKLTSIHIWNIF
- the recO gene encoding DNA repair protein RecO, which produces MPLLHTDALIMRRRPTRDADALVTLFGEKGGKIVASTKSVMKTTSRLAGITQPFNQLHAILYAKSEDQEIWTLTQASLIRSFSAIQTDLNRMAFASCLVEWLDILSGEFESNQPVWQLLIASMERWERQEPGMEDLFYCQWQLLRDAGFEPQIGTCLRCRSVEASSWKYSVKEGGVLCRKCPGEGLTLSHASMLSLRKLAASPQPPSWQIAIEQKNEIHLLLDRHLEYHGGMASKASRFLDKLLEKGKTGVSNGSILREEKECRL